One segment of Rubripirellula amarantea DNA contains the following:
- a CDS encoding FG-GAP-like repeat-containing protein: MTSNEGRVGPVRLQRDLIKLLIVLSVVAGCGSRSEPPLPQSKSPDLSSSNQAGIENTSSSTALADDNQRPRQQNQGSLNAPAGSSQAKSTEIARAEEALISGNLKEARRHATSALLKQPSDANALFLMAQIQAQSDDIDQALATLREIPIDEPNFGLQAAGQSADWLASLGRHFDAKALYERLMDRAGSNEMFVRHRYADFLNHAGWRIEAKRILVPVVESREATEQELRGLLNNSTEFMSTLPPMVWEPSSPRRGPISLAIGYMVQGSPRDTIKTLLAAIKSDKSNRYANDPTTLSLLASAYAEIQKWNEAATLLTRVAPSDRWHPSYWLAYGDWFQDQNQSEDALRCYEKAIQMDPTCEIAHERLIASLVAQGQTEAANKIDDRRFRVREAFKTSRGIGENSPSDIDASKDLIKDLVDLNESTQAIAWLSHLIQRHPEELPFASEIRTKIKDAKVASETVSPLSGWLAGYQIPQKEIEDPSLTLKSLLEQSKTEVTLRSPQGKRLEVVFADVAKERGLVHQYLNDDGDKRIRLLKMHQQFGGGIAALDYDLDGAIDLHCGQGAGSPPELNGKFADQLFRQLRSGTDIRYVNVAEIAGVNELGFTLGITAGDINQDGFPDLAIGNLGQNRLYINQGDGTFRDASFEVFTRDNDFTMGLAIADITGDQLNDIVEINYVDDEEIYEEITANDQGIPLRTAGPLMFRAALDRTWISDEVGHFVEKPLIRPNSGSDTGQNSAELGDSANPSLGLIVTDFNSQPGLEIFVANDLRPNHYWVKTESVNAAGESEFHEQAVVSGLAFSSRGGINACMGVAFADFDANGLGDLIVTNWIDEWVNFFRQTTPGVFRDSAPHYGLDEPSEGALGFGTQPIDFDNDSFVDLVITNGHIDDMAHLNQPQFMPTQLLVSNGSKFELADPKGPFWDKNHLGRCLIRLDHNSDGKMDFAVSDLNDPVALLENQTLSPNGWIQFEIVGTSVSRIAIGTHVSVTAGDSRWTQTTATGDGFEGRNETIVHFGLGDSQSNVNVELTWPDGSKQSWNDLVPNQRYLLIENELEAWPQDDINSSRDN, from the coding sequence GTGACAAGCAACGAAGGACGTGTTGGACCGGTTCGCCTGCAACGAGATCTGATTAAGCTATTGATCGTTCTATCGGTTGTCGCTGGATGTGGTTCTCGCTCGGAACCGCCTTTGCCTCAGTCAAAGTCGCCAGATCTCTCTTCATCGAATCAAGCCGGTATCGAAAATACCTCATCGTCAACAGCGCTGGCTGATGACAACCAACGGCCTAGGCAACAAAACCAAGGGTCGTTGAACGCTCCCGCAGGAAGCAGCCAAGCGAAGTCAACAGAAATCGCGCGTGCTGAGGAGGCGTTGATTTCAGGCAATTTAAAAGAGGCTCGCCGACACGCGACTTCCGCCCTCCTCAAACAGCCCAGCGATGCAAACGCCTTGTTCTTAATGGCGCAGATCCAGGCTCAATCCGATGATATTGATCAGGCACTCGCCACCCTTCGCGAAATCCCTATCGATGAACCCAATTTCGGCCTTCAGGCCGCTGGCCAATCGGCGGATTGGTTGGCCTCGCTGGGTCGCCACTTTGATGCAAAAGCACTTTACGAACGACTCATGGACCGAGCCGGTTCTAACGAGATGTTTGTTCGGCATCGTTACGCTGATTTTCTAAATCACGCAGGGTGGCGCATCGAGGCGAAACGAATTCTCGTTCCCGTCGTCGAAAGCCGAGAAGCCACCGAGCAGGAATTGCGCGGCTTGCTAAACAATTCGACTGAGTTCATGTCAACGCTGCCGCCAATGGTTTGGGAACCATCGTCGCCACGCCGAGGGCCAATAAGTCTCGCCATCGGATACATGGTGCAAGGAAGCCCGCGTGACACCATCAAGACGCTCTTGGCAGCAATCAAGTCCGACAAGAGCAATCGATACGCGAACGACCCAACCACCCTTTCATTGCTCGCTTCTGCCTACGCCGAAATACAAAAATGGAATGAAGCCGCGACACTGCTTACCCGTGTTGCCCCTTCGGATCGATGGCATCCGTCCTACTGGCTTGCATATGGCGATTGGTTTCAAGATCAAAACCAGTCCGAAGATGCATTGCGATGTTACGAGAAAGCGATCCAGATGGATCCCACTTGCGAGATCGCACATGAACGCTTGATCGCATCACTTGTCGCCCAGGGTCAAACCGAAGCTGCGAACAAGATAGATGACCGTCGCTTTCGAGTACGAGAAGCGTTCAAGACCAGTCGCGGAATTGGCGAGAACTCCCCCAGTGATATCGACGCATCGAAGGATTTGATCAAAGACTTGGTCGATTTAAATGAGTCTACCCAAGCAATCGCCTGGTTGTCTCACTTGATTCAGCGACACCCGGAAGAACTGCCATTTGCGTCGGAGATACGAACGAAGATCAAGGATGCAAAAGTAGCATCTGAAACGGTGAGCCCACTATCGGGATGGCTAGCCGGCTATCAGATCCCACAGAAAGAAATCGAAGACCCGTCGTTGACCCTAAAGAGTTTGCTCGAGCAGTCGAAAACCGAAGTCACTTTGCGATCACCCCAGGGCAAACGCCTTGAAGTCGTGTTCGCGGACGTTGCAAAAGAACGAGGGCTCGTGCATCAGTATCTTAACGACGATGGCGATAAGCGAATTCGACTTCTGAAAATGCATCAGCAATTCGGTGGCGGAATCGCCGCACTGGATTACGACCTTGATGGCGCGATCGATCTGCACTGCGGACAAGGTGCCGGCAGCCCGCCAGAGCTGAACGGCAAGTTTGCCGATCAACTTTTCCGGCAACTCCGGTCGGGAACTGACATTCGTTACGTGAACGTAGCAGAGATCGCAGGTGTGAATGAACTCGGGTTCACACTGGGGATCACGGCTGGCGATATTAACCAAGACGGTTTCCCCGATCTCGCGATTGGAAACCTCGGACAAAACCGTTTGTATATCAACCAGGGTGATGGCACCTTTCGTGACGCGTCATTTGAAGTCTTCACAAGGGACAATGACTTTACGATGGGTCTAGCGATTGCCGACATCACCGGTGACCAGCTCAACGACATTGTTGAAATCAATTACGTCGATGATGAAGAGATCTATGAAGAAATTACCGCAAATGACCAAGGAATACCGCTGCGCACTGCTGGGCCGCTCATGTTCCGAGCCGCTCTCGACCGAACCTGGATCTCGGATGAGGTTGGGCATTTTGTTGAGAAGCCTTTGATACGCCCGAACTCAGGGTCCGATACTGGCCAGAACTCCGCCGAACTTGGTGACTCAGCCAATCCCAGCCTGGGCCTGATCGTAACGGACTTCAACTCGCAGCCAGGATTGGAGATTTTCGTCGCCAACGATTTGCGTCCGAATCACTATTGGGTCAAAACGGAAAGCGTGAACGCAGCCGGTGAATCTGAATTTCACGAACAAGCGGTGGTGTCGGGGTTAGCGTTCAGTTCAAGAGGTGGCATCAACGCCTGCATGGGTGTCGCATTCGCCGACTTCGATGCCAATGGCCTTGGCGATTTGATCGTCACAAACTGGATCGATGAATGGGTGAACTTCTTTCGCCAAACCACTCCCGGCGTTTTTCGCGATTCCGCTCCGCACTATGGACTCGATGAACCTAGTGAAGGTGCTCTTGGCTTTGGAACTCAACCGATAGACTTTGATAACGATTCGTTCGTAGATCTCGTCATCACCAACGGGCATATCGATGACATGGCTCACTTAAATCAGCCTCAATTCATGCCAACACAATTGTTAGTTAGCAATGGTAGTAAGTTTGAGTTAGCCGACCCCAAAGGCCCCTTTTGGGACAAGAACCACCTGGGTCGTTGCTTGATTCGATTGGACCACAACAGCGACGGAAAGATGGACTTTGCCGTAAGCGACCTCAACGATCCCGTGGCGCTGTTAGAAAACCAAACCCTATCGCCAAACGGTTGGATCCAATTTGAAATCGTTGGCACTTCCGTTTCACGAATCGCAATTGGAACGCATGTCAGCGTTACCGCAGGCGATTCTCGCTGGACCCAAACAACCGCTACCGGCGATGGCTTTGAAGGTCGCAATGAGACGATCGTGCATTTTGGACTTGGCGACTCCCAATCAAACGTCAACGTGGAATTGACTTGGCCCGATGGCAGCAAGCAAAGCTGGAACGATCTTGTTCCTAACCAACGTTACCTACTGATTGAAAATGAGCTGGAAGCCTGGCCCCAAGACGATATCAATTCCTCTCGCGACAACTAG
- a CDS encoding glutamine--tRNA ligase/YqeY domain fusion protein, translated as MSEKSASGGSDAPSSKHFIQQAIDSDLASGRFEGVFTRFPPEPNGYLHIGHAKSICLNFGLAKEYDGTCNLRFDDTNPTKEEVEYVDSIKEDVEWLGFKWDSLHFASDYFDQLYQWAEKLIEQGDAYVCDLNAEETREYRGTLTEPGRNSPHRDRTPQENLELFRAMRDGKFADGAKSLRAKIDMASPNINLRDPVMYRILRATHHRTGDKWCIYPTYDWTHGQSDSLEGITFSICTLEFENHRPLYDWYCEKLGIHHPRQIEFAKLKLSTLLIGKRHMLRLVKEGFVSGWDDPRMPTLSGYRRRGYTPESIRNFCTEVGVAKFNSTIDIVRLENSVREHLNRVAPRRMAVLDPVKLTITNWPKGKVEYSEAINNPEDPESGSRQIPFSGELLIERDDFREEAPRKFFRLKKGGSVRLRAGYIIDCVDVVKDDAGEITEILCTYDPETKSGEDNSGRKVKGTIHWVSQEHAKQVEVRLYDRLFTAEDPSKVEEGHTFVEHLNPNSLTTVTAFVEPELAKADVGERVQFERLGYFVVDQDSTGEKRVFNRIVSLRDTWGKMEAKGKAD; from the coding sequence ATGAGCGAAAAGTCAGCTTCCGGTGGCTCCGACGCCCCCTCATCTAAGCACTTCATTCAACAAGCGATCGACAGCGATTTGGCTTCGGGTCGGTTCGAAGGGGTATTCACGCGATTTCCCCCCGAACCGAACGGGTACCTGCACATTGGACATGCCAAAAGCATTTGCTTGAACTTCGGTTTGGCTAAGGAGTACGATGGAACGTGCAACCTTCGCTTCGATGATACCAATCCTACCAAGGAAGAAGTCGAGTACGTTGACTCCATCAAAGAAGACGTTGAATGGTTGGGTTTCAAATGGGATTCCCTGCATTTTGCAAGTGACTACTTTGATCAGTTGTATCAATGGGCTGAAAAGCTTATCGAGCAGGGCGATGCGTACGTTTGTGATTTGAACGCGGAGGAGACTCGCGAGTACCGAGGGACTCTTACCGAACCGGGCCGCAACAGTCCGCATCGTGACCGCACGCCCCAAGAGAACCTTGAGCTGTTTCGCGCGATGCGCGATGGGAAGTTTGCCGACGGCGCTAAGAGTCTGCGAGCAAAGATCGACATGGCGTCGCCCAATATCAATCTTCGCGATCCGGTGATGTATCGAATCTTGCGGGCGACCCATCATCGCACTGGCGATAAGTGGTGCATCTACCCCACCTACGATTGGACTCACGGACAAAGCGACTCACTGGAGGGCATTACGTTTTCGATCTGCACGCTAGAGTTCGAAAATCACCGGCCGCTTTACGATTGGTACTGTGAAAAGCTCGGCATTCATCATCCTCGGCAAATTGAGTTTGCGAAGCTAAAGCTAAGCACGTTGCTGATCGGCAAGCGACACATGTTGCGTCTGGTCAAGGAAGGATTCGTTAGCGGGTGGGATGATCCTCGGATGCCCACACTTTCAGGCTACCGACGACGAGGCTACACGCCGGAATCGATCCGCAATTTCTGCACTGAGGTTGGTGTCGCAAAATTCAACAGCACCATCGATATCGTTCGCCTTGAAAACTCGGTTCGAGAACACCTTAACCGAGTGGCACCGCGACGAATGGCGGTTCTTGATCCCGTGAAATTGACGATCACGAATTGGCCAAAAGGAAAAGTCGAGTACTCCGAGGCGATCAATAATCCAGAAGATCCAGAAAGTGGTAGTCGTCAAATTCCATTCTCTGGCGAGCTGTTGATTGAGCGAGACGATTTTCGTGAAGAAGCACCTCGGAAGTTCTTCCGACTAAAGAAAGGTGGGTCGGTGCGATTGCGTGCGGGCTACATCATTGACTGCGTGGACGTTGTTAAAGATGACGCGGGTGAAATCACCGAAATCCTATGTACCTATGACCCCGAAACCAAGAGTGGCGAAGACAACTCGGGACGGAAGGTTAAGGGGACTATCCACTGGGTAAGCCAAGAGCATGCTAAGCAAGTTGAAGTGAGGCTTTATGATCGCTTATTTACTGCTGAAGATCCCAGTAAAGTCGAAGAAGGACATACCTTTGTCGAACACTTGAACCCCAATTCATTGACTACCGTGACCGCATTCGTTGAACCTGAATTAGCAAAAGCTGATGTCGGTGAACGAGTCCAGTTTGAACGATTGGGCTACTTTGTCGTCGATCAAGACAGCACGGGCGAGAAACGTGTTTTCAATCGAATTGTTTCGCTTCGCGACACCTGGGGTAAAATGGAAGCCAAAGGTAAAGCGGACTGA